TTCAAGGTAAAGGAGAAGGGCCCCAAGGAGGACAAGGCTAAGGACAAGAAATCTAAGGACCTGACGGCTGCAGATGTGGTTAAACAatggaaggagaagaagaagaagaagaaaccgACAACTGAGGCAGAGCCAGTCCCAGTGGAGATCCCCACCTTCAGGCCCATCTTTGGAGCACCTCTGACTGAAGCTGTCAAGCGGACGGCTCTGTATGATGGGATCCAGCTGCCAGCCATCTTCAGAGAATGTTTGGACTACATTGAAAGTTATGGCATGACCTGTGAAGGCATCTACCGAGTCTCAGGTAGAGTAACTTTGGGAGGCTGTTGACTTTTCCATCATCTtgtgaaaaaaggcaaattgaaaaaaactagTATTTCAATGTATTTCAATATTTGTATGTCTGATTGATACGCAAATCAACTTCTCTACTTCTCAGGCATGAAGTCCAAGGTGGATGAATTGAAAGCAGCATATGACCGTGAGGAGTGCCCCTGCCTGGAGGAGTATGACCCTCACACGGTTGCCAGCCTACTGAAGCAGTACCTACGGGAGCTGCCAGATAACCTGTTGGGCCGAGATCTGGCCCAGCGCTTTGAGGACGCCTGCGGTCGGCAGGTGGAGGCGGAGAAGATGACGGAGTTCCAGAGGCTGCTGACCGAGGTGGCGCCGGAGAGCCGACTTATTCTCTCCTGGCTTATCACGCACATGGACCACGTCATCGCCAGGGAGGCGGACACCAAGATGAATATTCAGAATATCTCCATCGTCCTTAACCCAACCATACAGGTGAGAGAGTAGGAAAGATCAAGCTGAGTAAATGGAGATCAataggggggaaaaaatgttaaaatgttgcagAGAGCAGTGAGTCAACAGAAACAGGCTAACTAAACATCAAATGGAAAAATAGGTTTTAGGGCTCAGGCTTAAGTGTACCTCAAAGATAAGAAACCTCCCCTTAGCAACAAACCAACAGAGTTTTTATTGGATCAAACATTCAGTTCATCTCTAAAATCCTGGCCTAGTTTAGTGAATCTGATTTATTCCCATAGGGGACATCTCTGTGGCTGCTCCACTTATTCTGAACAAACCGCAGCAGAACTCACATCACCTTCTCTCAACTAATGAGTGGAGTCCAGGGTCAGTTTGATCATGCTAAGTAAATATGCAGGAATGTCTGTTTTGAAGAAGGTGGCACAGTGATAATTGGTTTTCATACTACACTCTAACACACAGAATACACACCTTATCTGACATGCACTGCAAGACTAGATGCAGTTTGTGCAGAGCTCTGATACTGTATGCGTTGTGTTCCCTGATTTGTTTAACATGTTACCTTCAGATTGGGAACCGTGTTCTTTACATGTTCTTCACACACGTGAGGGAGCTGTTTGGAGACGTAGTCCTGAAGCCTGTGGTGCGGCCACTTCGCTGGTCCAACATGGCAACCATGCCGGCGCTGCCTGAGACCCAGGAGAACATCAAAGAGGAGATCCGACGACAGGTGGGTTCAGGccctgctgttgtttttagtcAATTAATTCATTGACAAAATTGATTTGTCGAAAATTAAAAGGATAGTTTGAAGTTTTGGGGGGGGCATTATTCCGTTTGTTCAGTATGAAACTGAGTCAAAAACAAGACAGGAACAGTACTTCACATAACCCTCCGTAAAACCGGAACAACAAACCAGATATAACTGGTTAATGAGGAAggtttagaggtgctggtaggttaGTTTTACCTTTGGACAGTCGGACTAGACGTTTCCCCACTGCCGCTGGTTATACTAAGCTAAGCTTATTGTTTACAAGCTCAGAGGGTTATGTGAagtcctgtcttgtctttgtcCAATCTCTTATATCGCCCCCCAGGTGTGTTGTCACACCACCAGTGTTTAGTCGTTCATTGTGCAAAATTGAGGTTCAGCTTTGTAAGGAGTcctgctttgctttgttttacatCGTTGTTAAGttatatctttgtgttttgaacTATTTGGTTAAGACACTGCTTTGGGCTCTGATCCCGTACAATGAgcgccttttttttaatcaatcagtatctatcaaataataaaataaattaaaatgtgttttaggaGTTCCTGCTGAACTGCCTGCACAGGGACCTGCAGGCAGGGGTGAAGGACTTATCTAAGGAAGAGCGGCTCTGGGAGGTTCAGAGAATCCTGACGGCTCTAAAACGCAAACTGAGGGAGGCCAAACGACAGGTAAGTTGTGTCTAGATACTATGTGTGCATAtgcatattttaatatatttaataagatCCATAACTATCCAGTACAACAACACTTGGACTACAGCCTCTAAAAGGAGCACAGGCATACATCAACACCTTGCTGTTATAGTCcgaacaaacattttaatatattgtaACATATGATAAAACATTTACTGTGAAAACCAGAAAAGCTTGTCCATTGTGTTCTTTATTTGTTCATCTTTGCACCTTTTAGGAGTGTGAGAGTAAGATAGCCCAGGAGATAGCAAGCCTCTCGAAGGAGGATGTTTCAAAAGAGGAAATGACTGAGAATGAAGAGGAAGTAATTAACCTCCTCTTAGCACAGGTGAGTCATTCAAGCACACATTGTTACTAAGCTCCATGTAAGCCAACCTGTAATCGAAtcattttttgtctcttccCCCCTTCCTCTCAATTATCAGGAAAATGAGATCCTAACAGA
The window above is part of the Etheostoma cragini isolate CJK2018 chromosome 12, CSU_Ecrag_1.0, whole genome shotgun sequence genome. Proteins encoded here:
- the ralbp1 gene encoding ralA-binding protein 1 isoform X2 — encoded protein: MTECFLPPSSSSPAEQRRAEHPGGVARTPSSEEISPTKFPGLYRTGEPSPPHDGHHHEAPDAYVSDDDKEHSKKKNKFKKKEKRTEGYAAFQEDSSADEAESPSKMKRSKGIHVFKKPSFSKKKEKDFKVKEKGPKEDKAKDKKSKDLTAADVVKQWKEKKKKKKPTTEAEPVPVEIPTFRPIFGAPLTEAVKRTALYDGIQLPAIFRECLDYIESYGMTCEGIYRVSGMKSKVDELKAAYDREECPCLEEYDPHTVASLLKQYLRELPDNLLGRDLAQRFEDACGRQVEAEKMTEFQRLLTEVAPESRLILSWLITHMDHVIAREADTKMNIQNISIVLNPTIQIGNRVLYMFFTHVRELFGDVVLKPVVRPLRWSNMATMPALPETQENIKEEIRRQEFLLNCLHRDLQAGVKDLSKEERLWEVQRILTALKRKLREAKRQECESKIAQEIASLSKEDVSKEEMTENEEEVINLLLAQENEILTEQEELISLEQVLRRQIATEKEEIERLRAEIADIQSRQQGRSETEEYSSDSESESEDEEELQMILEDLQKQNEELENKNTHLNQAIHEEQEAILELRVQLRLLHSHKLLQELTVQPPVEQAPPTQPSPEPRTEEQTKSLVAAVAGGADAAASVNGKAAKDPSKPSPNKDRRDTNM
- the ralbp1 gene encoding ralA-binding protein 1 isoform X1, producing the protein MTECFLPPSSSSPAEQRRAEHPGGVARTPSSEEISPTKFPGLYRTGEPSPPHDGHHHEAPDAYVSDDDKEHSKKKNKFKKKEKRTEGYAAFQEDSSADEAESPSKMKRSKGIHVFKKPSFSKKKEKDFKVKEKGPKEDKAKDKKSKDLTAADVVKQWKEKKKKKKPTTEAEPVPVEIPTFRPIFGAPLTEAVKRTALYDGIQLPAIFRECLDYIESYGMTCEGIYRVSGMKSKVDELKAAYDREECPCLEEYDPHTVASLLKQYLRELPDNLLGRDLAQRFEDACGRQVEAEKMTEFQRLLTEVAPESRLILSWLITHMDHVIAREADTKMNIQNISIVLNPTIQIGNRVLYMFFTHVRELFGDVVLKPVVRPLRWSNMATMPALPETQENIKEEIRRQEFLLNCLHRDLQAGVKDLSKEERLWEVQRILTALKRKLREAKRQECESKIAQEIASLSKEDVSKEEMTENEEEVINLLLAQENEILTEQEELISLEQVLRRQIATEKEEIERLRAEIADIQSVVFLSRQQGRSETEEYSSDSESESEDEEELQMILEDLQKQNEELENKNTHLNQAIHEEQEAILELRVQLRLLHSHKLLQELTVQPPVEQAPPTQPSPEPRTEEQTKSLVAAVAGGADAAASVNGKAAKDPSKPSPNKDRRDTNM